A genomic window from Brevibacillus agri includes:
- a CDS encoding amidohydrolase family protein has protein sequence MKIIDAHMHLSHIEEFKRTAAEKSFVDYSVQGILQEYAENGVVLGIGMGLTETQKNGFPDPEAATPMGLDLTDELPPQLVYCLGINPYHLDEAAVARLEAELQKPQAVGLKIYLGYYPFYAYDSVYDPVYALAAKYGVPVVFHTGDTYSERGLLKYSHPLTLDEVAVKHRDVNFLMAHFGDPWVLDGAEVVYKNRNMFADLSGLMVGDAANCRRLAESPLFFAHLRHAITYCDHYEKFLFGTDWPLAPVKSYIQFVQELIPAEYHEDVFYKTALKVFPKIRTIVE, from the coding sequence ATGAAAATTATTGATGCCCACATGCATCTGTCCCACATCGAAGAATTCAAGCGCACAGCGGCCGAAAAGTCGTTCGTCGACTACTCCGTCCAGGGCATTTTGCAGGAATACGCGGAAAACGGCGTCGTGCTCGGCATCGGCATGGGCCTGACCGAGACGCAAAAGAACGGCTTTCCCGACCCGGAGGCGGCAACACCAATGGGCCTCGACCTGACAGACGAGCTGCCGCCACAGCTCGTCTACTGCCTCGGGATCAATCCGTACCATCTGGACGAGGCGGCAGTCGCCCGCCTGGAAGCCGAACTGCAAAAGCCGCAGGCCGTCGGCTTGAAAATCTATTTGGGCTACTATCCATTCTACGCTTACGACAGCGTCTACGATCCGGTCTACGCGCTTGCGGCCAAATACGGGGTACCGGTTGTTTTTCATACGGGCGATACGTACTCGGAGCGCGGCCTGCTCAAATACTCCCACCCGCTCACGCTCGACGAAGTAGCCGTGAAGCATCGGGACGTGAACTTCTTGATGGCGCATTTCGGCGATCCTTGGGTGCTGGATGGCGCAGAAGTCGTGTACAAAAACCGCAACATGTTTGCCGACCTCTCCGGCCTGATGGTCGGTGACGCCGCCAACTGCCGCAGACTGGCCGAGTCGCCGCTGTTCTTCGCCCACCTGCGCCACGCGATCACCTACTGCGACCATTACGAAAAGTTCCTGTTCGGCACCGACTGGCCGCTCGCGCCCGTGAAGTCGTACATCCAGTTCGTGCAGGAGCTGATCCCGGCGGAGTATCATGAGGATGTGTTTTATAAGACGGCGTTGAAGGTGTTTCCGAAAATCAGGACGATTGTTGAGTAA
- a CDS encoding GNAT family N-acetyltransferase, producing MESISIVLYRPELAAAVADMWNASRDSWGGGNSITTAEQIRQEEAHSDALAVYLAMDGETVVGYCSLAEYREDTGALYIPLLNVRPEYHGKKVGRMLLARALDKTVELGWPRLDLYTWAGNTKAVPLYKKFGFFWEDRDDSTHLMNMMPTVLRTEAIAHYFEELDWYRDSAREIVVEPDGRKENGFDYFTYSWTKGEKSLRVEFERRGRGMRLIETEDYLLAAEVEQLELVFGRTYQIHYRIVNKSGKPLQLSLTGESDENIRFDYRQELEVTGETTLSASFFVGEITEEQSVWRTHPRVCTHVLINGRRALFQVGILPKFPASLSLHVPGLSYPGQTAPFYLDVENNFAEEAQFSFTLPEAPFLRFHEQQFTLTLAGKERTSLPLAADLLQHGFYEADVRVQAQLADGSTVSFVKKLGAAFTGLGAMLAGETEQTWQVHHGRHSLFLTKDDNELTIVGANGGEPSYIAYPKLGKPYSSEFSKKRAEQVEFVAEKGAIGIHATYHSGSYPGLVLVEKTLLFGDGSVEHLLELENRSAEKMAAELWLIQGFSHTLHRPVLPYQGRYVEVPSSYGSDLDYWDGKLVSENWLFSREEAVPWGMCWPKEYRIDFQVRQLTLETCLGSLEPHDKKKFGPIHMTHGAYADWKDFRAFAQKEALPSANLSLTPHLELVANDHNPFVAGKEVQVQVKEYKQQYLEGELTASLQSAPAGKQAHRYTEEAEATESRFSLAAPTGSPDLVRVDGRFATHDARLQSAIFPIGQGEIAQETTEEAGQQVYVADNGFIRIKAAPDFAPALYSLTAGGQEWLASSFPERQPKSWWNPWTGGISNHVEELSAFSLVKEERSACFAQLTDNKQNVWQGIKLSYHVKKQEKYRGLTCHQYFLLMPGVPLLCHTVEIVQKTGTYFAGKGWRTEIFLQTETAADAVWLKTAGKHGEELDYKLGQGELFAYEASDYTFGSAACKQKLQIITDLEAADMDVYANKEIALTSLSRELNLPHDRIAFTAPVFFLFADEPLPADSLSALRAIRFASETEGRISR from the coding sequence ATGGAATCTATCTCTATCGTCCTTTACCGTCCCGAGCTGGCCGCGGCCGTCGCGGACATGTGGAACGCCAGTCGGGACAGTTGGGGAGGCGGAAATTCAATCACGACAGCGGAACAGATCAGACAGGAGGAAGCTCACTCCGATGCGCTCGCTGTCTACCTGGCGATGGACGGCGAAACCGTCGTGGGCTATTGCAGCCTCGCCGAGTACCGCGAAGATACCGGCGCCCTCTACATCCCCCTGCTCAACGTCCGGCCGGAATACCATGGCAAAAAGGTAGGACGCATGCTGCTTGCCCGCGCACTGGACAAGACCGTCGAACTCGGCTGGCCGCGGCTTGATCTCTACACATGGGCGGGCAACACGAAGGCTGTCCCCCTGTATAAAAAGTTCGGTTTTTTCTGGGAAGACCGCGACGATAGCACGCATTTGATGAACATGATGCCCACTGTGCTGCGGACGGAAGCCATCGCGCACTACTTCGAGGAACTCGACTGGTATCGGGACTCTGCCCGGGAGATTGTGGTCGAGCCGGACGGTCGGAAAGAAAACGGCTTCGACTACTTCACCTACTCCTGGACGAAAGGCGAAAAAAGCCTGCGCGTAGAGTTTGAACGGCGCGGGCGCGGCATGCGGCTGATCGAAACGGAAGATTACTTGCTCGCTGCCGAGGTGGAGCAACTGGAGCTGGTCTTCGGTCGCACGTACCAGATTCACTATCGGATCGTCAACAAATCAGGCAAGCCGTTGCAGCTATCTTTGACAGGAGAGTCTGACGAAAACATTCGCTTTGACTATCGCCAAGAACTGGAAGTGACGGGCGAGACGACGCTGTCCGCCAGCTTTTTTGTCGGAGAGATTACAGAGGAGCAAAGCGTCTGGCGCACGCATCCGCGAGTCTGCACACACGTCCTGATTAACGGCAGGCGCGCCTTGTTCCAGGTCGGAATCTTGCCCAAGTTTCCCGCTTCCCTCTCCCTTCACGTCCCCGGCTTGTCCTATCCTGGACAGACCGCACCGTTTTATCTCGATGTGGAAAACAACTTTGCCGAAGAAGCGCAGTTTTCGTTCACGCTTCCGGAAGCGCCGTTTTTACGCTTCCATGAACAGCAATTCACGCTGACGCTGGCAGGCAAGGAGCGCACCTCGCTGCCGCTTGCGGCCGATTTGCTGCAACACGGCTTTTACGAAGCGGACGTTCGTGTACAGGCGCAGCTTGCAGACGGCAGTACAGTCTCGTTTGTGAAAAAGCTCGGGGCTGCCTTCACTGGCCTTGGCGCCATGCTCGCGGGCGAGACGGAACAAACCTGGCAAGTGCACCACGGCCGCCACTCGCTGTTTTTGACCAAGGACGACAACGAGCTGACCATCGTCGGCGCAAATGGCGGCGAACCGAGCTACATCGCCTATCCGAAGCTTGGCAAGCCGTATTCCAGCGAGTTTTCCAAAAAGCGCGCCGAGCAGGTCGAGTTTGTCGCGGAAAAAGGAGCGATCGGGATTCACGCCACGTATCACTCCGGCAGTTACCCCGGACTTGTCCTGGTGGAAAAGACGCTGCTGTTCGGAGACGGCTCCGTCGAACACTTGCTGGAACTGGAAAACCGCTCTGCCGAAAAAATGGCGGCGGAGCTGTGGCTGATCCAAGGCTTTTCCCATACGCTGCACCGCCCCGTTTTGCCGTATCAAGGCCGCTATGTCGAAGTGCCTTCCTCCTACGGCAGCGATTTGGACTACTGGGACGGCAAGCTCGTCAGCGAAAACTGGCTGTTTTCGCGGGAGGAAGCAGTTCCGTGGGGCATGTGCTGGCCGAAGGAGTACCGGATTGACTTCCAGGTCCGGCAGCTCACGCTGGAGACGTGCCTTGGCAGCCTGGAGCCGCACGACAAAAAGAAGTTCGGCCCGATCCACATGACGCACGGTGCGTATGCGGACTGGAAAGACTTCCGCGCCTTTGCGCAAAAAGAAGCTTTGCCATCAGCAAACTTGTCCCTGACGCCACATCTGGAGCTTGTCGCCAACGATCACAACCCGTTTGTCGCAGGAAAAGAAGTGCAGGTACAGGTCAAAGAATACAAACAGCAATATTTGGAGGGCGAGCTGACTGCCTCGCTGCAAAGCGCGCCTGCCGGAAAACAGGCCCACCGCTACACGGAAGAGGCGGAAGCGACAGAATCGCGCTTTTCGCTCGCTGCGCCGACAGGCTCGCCTGACCTCGTGCGCGTAGACGGACGCTTCGCCACCCACGACGCTCGCTTGCAGAGCGCGATCTTCCCCATCGGACAAGGCGAGATTGCCCAGGAGACGACCGAGGAAGCGGGACAACAGGTGTACGTCGCGGACAACGGCTTTATCCGCATCAAAGCCGCCCCGGACTTCGCTCCGGCGCTCTATTCGCTCACCGCCGGAGGGCAGGAGTGGCTGGCCAGCTCCTTCCCCGAGCGCCAGCCGAAGTCGTGGTGGAATCCGTGGACAGGCGGCATCAGCAACCACGTCGAGGAGCTGAGTGCGTTTTCGCTGGTCAAGGAAGAGCGGTCCGCTTGCTTCGCCCAACTGACCGACAACAAGCAAAACGTCTGGCAAGGGATCAAACTGAGCTACCACGTAAAAAAGCAGGAAAAATATCGAGGCCTCACCTGCCATCAATATTTCCTGCTCATGCCTGGCGTCCCGCTGCTCTGCCATACGGTTGAAATCGTGCAAAAGACCGGAACGTACTTCGCAGGCAAAGGCTGGAGGACGGAAATCTTTTTGCAAACGGAAACGGCGGCAGACGCGGTGTGGCTGAAAACGGCAGGAAAACATGGCGAGGAGCTGGACTACAAGCTGGGCCAAGGGGAACTGTTCGCCTACGAAGCGTCAGACTATACGTTTGGCAGCGCCGCGTGCAAGCAAAAGCTGCAGATCATCACAGACCTGGAGGCGGCAGACATGGATGTCTACGCCAACAAAGAAATCGCCCTGACCTCGCTCTCGCGCGAGCTGAACCTGCCGCACGACCGCATAGCCTTTACCGCCCCTGTCTTTTTCCTGTTTGCGGACGAGCCGCTGCCAGCCGATTCGCTGTCGGCCTTGCGCGCCATCCGGTTTGCCAGCGAAACCGAAGGGAGGATTTCACGATGA
- a CDS encoding NAD(P)-dependent alcohol dehydrogenase, whose product MRAIVCPKYGSPDAIVLQEVAKPVPKDKEVLVKIHATTVTSGDCRGRAFRSPLLYWLPMRLFLGWTKPRQPILGVELAGEVEAVGDQVKRFKPGERVYALSGMRFGAHAEYVCLREDAVIAHMPGNVAFEEAAAVPFGGTTALHFFRKGKLQRGQRVLVYGASGAVGTAAVQLAKYFGANVTAVCSGVNFALVKSLGADEAIDYTKEDVARTGKQYDLIFDAVGKSSKARCQQALAPNGKFITVDGQGVAKERAEDLQFLAELMASGQFQTVIDRRYPLAQVPEAHWYVEQGHKKGNVVSTVEHGQEGG is encoded by the coding sequence ATGAGAGCTATTGTCTGCCCCAAATACGGATCGCCGGATGCCATCGTGTTGCAGGAAGTAGCGAAGCCTGTTCCAAAAGACAAGGAAGTGCTGGTCAAAATTCATGCGACGACAGTTACGTCTGGAGATTGCAGGGGGCGGGCTTTTCGCAGTCCGCTGTTGTACTGGTTGCCGATGCGCCTGTTTTTGGGCTGGACGAAGCCGCGACAACCGATTTTGGGTGTCGAGCTGGCCGGAGAAGTGGAAGCGGTCGGCGATCAGGTCAAGCGCTTCAAGCCGGGGGAGCGGGTGTACGCGCTGAGCGGGATGCGCTTTGGCGCACATGCCGAGTACGTCTGTCTGCGAGAAGACGCCGTGATCGCGCACATGCCCGGGAATGTAGCCTTCGAAGAGGCCGCCGCTGTGCCTTTTGGGGGGACGACAGCCCTGCATTTTTTTCGCAAAGGAAAGCTGCAGCGCGGGCAACGCGTCCTCGTTTACGGAGCGTCCGGGGCGGTAGGGACGGCGGCCGTGCAGCTTGCCAAATACTTCGGGGCGAACGTGACCGCGGTGTGCAGCGGCGTCAATTTTGCGCTGGTCAAGTCGCTCGGGGCCGATGAAGCGATTGATTATACAAAAGAAGATGTCGCGCGTACAGGCAAGCAGTACGATCTCATTTTCGACGCCGTCGGAAAAAGCTCGAAAGCCCGTTGCCAGCAGGCGCTCGCGCCAAACGGCAAGTTCATCACCGTAGATGGGCAAGGGGTGGCAAAAGAGCGGGCGGAAGACTTGCAATTTCTCGCGGAGCTGATGGCGTCAGGGCAGTTCCAAACGGTGATCGACAGGCGCTATCCGTTGGCACAGGTTCCGGAAGCCCATTGGTACGTAGAACAAGGGCATAAAAAAGGCAACGTCGTCAGTACAGTGGAGCACGGTCAGGAAGGCGGATAA
- a CDS encoding AMP-binding protein has protein sequence MPNHMALVKAIFAASGTGCDIYLLNPEMSARQLAQLLDETKLDLLVHDANGTARIEQAAHRTVRLHSYYDQLPAINRLLHEWHETAAATPKSPKRASAGHIMLLTGGTTGQPKKVAHKPSLFHYLPPFLALLTRLRLLRCHTAYVATPICHGYGLAILLLFLALGKKVVITPGFDAANACALIEKHKVDAVTVVPLMLRKMLRHNASALQSLACIASGGAPLTPALAAEVSGQLGAVLFNLYGTSEAGLCAVATPQDLAAAPHTIGKKIGGVGLHVRGRDRQKLAAGEIGQLCVRRRRALFSTRTGWVETGDLGYRDERGYYFLCGRTDDMVVSGGENVYPIELERILAEHPGVEDAAVVGIPDEAFGQRLKAFVQPASYAGLTEEAVLDWLRPRVARYQLPKEIVFVDSIAYTDLGKPDRKQLL, from the coding sequence ATGCCAAACCACATGGCGCTGGTGAAAGCGATTTTCGCCGCTTCCGGCACGGGGTGCGACATTTATTTGCTCAATCCGGAGATGAGCGCAAGGCAGCTCGCGCAACTGCTGGACGAGACGAAGCTCGACCTGCTCGTCCACGACGCCAACGGGACGGCCCGCATTGAGCAGGCGGCGCACAGGACCGTGCGGCTGCACAGCTACTACGACCAGTTGCCCGCCATCAATCGGCTGCTGCACGAGTGGCATGAAACGGCTGCCGCCACCCCAAAATCGCCAAAGCGGGCATCTGCCGGGCACATCATGCTGTTGACAGGAGGGACGACGGGGCAGCCGAAAAAAGTCGCGCACAAGCCGTCGCTGTTCCACTATTTGCCGCCGTTTTTGGCGCTGCTGACGCGGCTTCGGCTGCTGCGCTGCCATACTGCCTATGTGGCTACGCCCATCTGCCACGGATACGGGCTGGCGATCTTGCTCTTGTTCCTTGCGCTGGGCAAAAAAGTCGTGATAACGCCCGGCTTCGACGCCGCCAACGCCTGTGCGCTGATCGAAAAGCACAAGGTCGACGCCGTGACGGTCGTTCCGCTCATGCTGAGAAAAATGCTGCGGCACAACGCGAGCGCCTTGCAGTCTCTCGCTTGCATCGCTTCTGGCGGCGCGCCGCTAACGCCCGCACTTGCCGCCGAAGTGTCCGGCCAATTGGGAGCGGTCTTGTTCAACCTGTACGGCACTTCCGAAGCGGGCCTTTGTGCCGTCGCAACTCCGCAAGACCTGGCGGCTGCACCGCACACGATTGGCAAAAAAATTGGCGGTGTCGGCTTGCACGTACGGGGAAGGGACAGGCAAAAGCTCGCGGCAGGCGAGATCGGGCAGCTTTGCGTGCGAAGGCGGAGAGCGCTTTTTTCCACCCGGACCGGATGGGTCGAGACAGGGGATCTGGGCTATCGGGATGAGCGCGGGTATTATTTTTTATGCGGAAGGACAGACGACATGGTCGTATCCGGCGGAGAAAATGTGTATCCGATCGAGCTGGAGCGCATTTTGGCCGAGCATCCGGGCGTAGAGGACGCGGCTGTGGTGGGCATTCCCGACGAAGCGTTTGGGCAAAGGCTGAAAGCGTTCGTGCAGCCTGCGAGCTATGCCGGGCTGACCGAGGAAGCTGTGCTGGACTGGCTGCGCCCGCGAGTCGCCAGGTATCAGTTGCCAAAAGAGATTGTGTTCGTTGACAGCATCGCCTACACCGACCTGGGCAAGCCCGACCGGAAGCAGCTTTTATAA
- a CDS encoding iron-hydroxamate ABC transporter substrate-binding protein gives MKKWLTSIMMSLVLLLSACGNASVPTENAAGGNAAKQEATTEAKPEAEAKPETITYQSENGPIEVPASPKRIVGLTNAPNVLALGGTLVGVDEWTKKNPLFADKVKDVETVSDETMEKILALQPDLIIAGSWMKNLDKLKEIAPTVVYTWGKLDYLAQQREIGKLLNKEQEAQAWIDDFTKRAQAAGEEIKAKIGKDKTVSVFEHDAKDFYVFGNNWARGTEILYQAMGLAMPERVKKDALGPGYYMLSLEVIPEYAGDYIVLSQRKGGENAFLNSETWKKIPAVKNNHVIVIDTEASTYSDPITLEYLLNIFKEGFLGKQ, from the coding sequence ATGAAAAAGTGGCTCACCTCTATCATGATGTCGCTCGTACTGCTGCTGAGCGCCTGCGGCAATGCATCGGTGCCAACGGAGAACGCTGCTGGTGGCAACGCAGCAAAGCAGGAAGCGACAACAGAAGCAAAACCGGAAGCCGAAGCGAAGCCGGAGACGATTACGTACCAGTCGGAGAACGGACCGATCGAGGTTCCTGCGAGTCCTAAGCGAATTGTCGGTTTGACCAATGCGCCGAACGTTCTTGCTTTGGGCGGAACACTGGTCGGGGTCGACGAATGGACGAAAAAGAACCCGTTGTTCGCGGATAAGGTAAAAGATGTCGAAACGGTATCCGATGAAACGATGGAAAAAATTCTCGCCCTCCAGCCTGACCTGATTATTGCCGGGTCGTGGATGAAAAACTTGGATAAATTGAAGGAGATCGCGCCAACGGTCGTCTATACGTGGGGCAAGCTGGACTATTTGGCGCAGCAGCGCGAGATCGGCAAGTTGCTGAACAAGGAACAGGAAGCGCAAGCGTGGATTGACGATTTCACGAAGCGCGCGCAAGCGGCCGGCGAAGAAATCAAGGCGAAAATCGGCAAGGACAAAACCGTGTCCGTCTTTGAGCACGACGCAAAAGACTTTTATGTCTTCGGAAACAACTGGGCTCGCGGAACCGAGATTCTGTACCAGGCAATGGGCCTCGCCATGCCGGAAAGAGTGAAGAAGGACGCCCTCGGCCCGGGCTACTACATGCTTTCCCTGGAAGTGATTCCGGAGTATGCCGGAGACTACATCGTACTCAGCCAGCGCAAAGGCGGCGAAAATGCGTTCCTGAACTCTGAGACGTGGAAAAAGATCCCGGCCGTGAAAAACAACCACGTGATCGTCATCGACACGGAGGCATCTACCTACAGTGACCCGATTACGTTGGAGTACTTGCTGAACATTTTTAAGGAAGGTTTTTTGGGCAAGCAATAA
- a CDS encoding AraC family ligand binding domain-containing protein, giving the protein MQTYDLNNHLESAPKHIGALMGFERTKVLQLQLRAGAFVPEHDTDADVLIIVQKGTAVFDFSGKQVELTPQTLLHMLPLEKHSVRALDEDVEMVVIRIER; this is encoded by the coding sequence ATGCAAACCTATGACCTGAACAACCATTTGGAGTCGGCACCTAAGCACATCGGGGCGCTGATGGGATTTGAGCGGACAAAAGTCTTGCAGTTGCAGTTGCGCGCCGGAGCGTTCGTCCCGGAACACGATACGGATGCAGACGTGCTCATTATCGTGCAAAAGGGCACAGCCGTGTTCGACTTTTCCGGCAAACAGGTGGAGCTGACTCCGCAGACGCTTTTGCACATGCTCCCTCTGGAAAAGCATAGCGTGCGCGCTCTGGACGAAGATGTAGAGATGGTAGTCATCCGGATTGAACGCTAG
- a CDS encoding AMP-binding protein: MRIVFLLATLYKMKLLTPAGIGRLLAAICRYGTNLMTLLQVAQRTYGQKIALADEREAVSFRQLWCDSERLAWAFREKYGLARGKKVGFLCQTTWRW; encoded by the coding sequence GTGCGGATCGTGTTTTTGCTTGCGACGCTGTACAAAATGAAGCTGTTGACGCCAGCAGGAATCGGCAGGCTGCTCGCCGCCATCTGCCGATACGGAACCAACCTGATGACGCTGTTGCAGGTCGCGCAGCGCACGTACGGCCAAAAGATCGCCCTGGCCGACGAACGGGAAGCCGTCAGCTTTCGGCAGTTGTGGTGCGACTCCGAACGCCTCGCCTGGGCGTTCAGGGAGAAATACGGGCTTGCCCGCGGCAAAAAGGTCGGCTTTCTATGCCAAACCACATGGCGCTGGTGA
- a CDS encoding DUF4253 domain-containing protein, which produces MPMGGYNECPLPVYQSVIFRHFQQQYGANILAVTGDTWVLQASRRPQTAEEALQLAKEHFIFCQYVLEDQPTLGHYADSLLKQDVWYFWWDQEQTVLLAKLHVPKPRPKQSIVCA; this is translated from the coding sequence GTGCCGATGGGCGGCTACAACGAATGTCCGCTGCCTGTTTACCAGTCCGTGATCTTCCGGCATTTTCAGCAGCAGTACGGCGCAAACATTCTCGCGGTGACAGGCGATACGTGGGTACTGCAGGCAAGCAGACGGCCGCAAACGGCAGAAGAAGCGCTGCAACTGGCAAAAGAGCACTTCATTTTTTGCCAGTACGTCCTGGAGGACCAGCCGACACTCGGCCATTACGCCGATTCTTTGCTGAAACAGGATGTGTGGTATTTTTGGTGGGATCAGGAACAGACGGTCCTGCTTGCGAAACTGCACGTCCCTAAGCCTCGGCCAAAACAGTCCATCGTCTGTGCCTGA
- a CDS encoding DUF4180 domain-containing protein, producing MKIAKQTVNGVDLAVVTSEEVVVADVQAALDLMATVRYEVDCDRIILRKSMFAESFFDLKTRLAGEILQKFSNYRMKMAIVGDFSAYTSKSLRDFIYESNNGSDFFFVPTEQEAIEKLSRAK from the coding sequence ATGAAAATTGCAAAGCAGACCGTTAACGGAGTCGATCTAGCTGTCGTCACAAGCGAGGAAGTGGTGGTTGCCGATGTTCAAGCTGCGCTCGACCTGATGGCGACTGTGCGCTATGAAGTCGATTGCGACCGCATCATTTTGCGCAAGTCCATGTTTGCGGAAAGCTTTTTCGATCTGAAAACGCGGCTGGCAGGCGAGATTTTGCAAAAGTTTAGCAACTACAGGATGAAAATGGCGATCGTCGGCGATTTTTCGGCGTACACCAGCAAAAGCTTGCGGGACTTCATCTACGAGTCGAACAACGGCAGCGATTTCTTTTTTGTGCCGACGGAGCAGGAAGCGATAGAAAAGTTGAGCAGAGCCAAATAG
- the tyrS gene encoding tyrosine--tRNA ligase yields MNIIDELEWRGAINQQTDAEGLRELTEQKSISLYCGVDPTGDSMHIGHLIPFIMLKRFQLAGHRPVILIGGATGTIGDPSGRQSERSLQTLEQVQANVDALTAQMKKLFITEGDNQIRLVNNYDWTHKINVIEFLRDYGKNFSINAMLAKDVVASRLESGISFTEFSYQILQSLDFLHLYRHEDVQLQIGGSDQWGNITSGLDLIRKKEGPEAKAFGLTIPLMLKADGTKFGKTAGGAVWLDPNKTTPFEFYQFWANTDDRDVVKYLKYFTFLSKEQIDELAVKVETEPHKREAQKMLAEEMTRFVHGEELLEQAKRITAALFTGDIKSLTADEIEQGFKEMPTYEATKEAKNIVDWLVELGIEPSKRQAREDITKGAISMNGERVSELDLEVTADLAIGGRFIIIRKGKKNYSLVKLS; encoded by the coding sequence GTGAACATTATTGATGAACTCGAATGGCGCGGCGCCATTAACCAACAAACAGACGCCGAAGGGCTTCGTGAATTGACTGAGCAAAAATCGATCTCGTTGTACTGTGGCGTGGACCCGACGGGAGACAGCATGCACATCGGGCACCTGATTCCTTTTATCATGCTGAAACGTTTCCAGCTTGCGGGCCATCGTCCGGTTATTTTGATCGGGGGCGCGACAGGGACGATTGGCGATCCGAGCGGCCGCCAGTCCGAGCGCTCGCTGCAAACGCTGGAGCAGGTGCAGGCGAATGTGGATGCCCTCACCGCACAAATGAAAAAGCTGTTCATCACAGAAGGCGACAACCAGATTCGCCTGGTTAACAACTACGACTGGACGCATAAAATCAACGTGATCGAATTTTTGCGCGATTACGGGAAAAACTTCAGCATCAACGCGATGCTCGCCAAGGATGTCGTGGCAAGCAGACTGGAGAGCGGCATTTCCTTTACCGAGTTTTCCTACCAAATCCTCCAGTCGCTCGACTTCCTGCACCTGTACAGACACGAGGACGTCCAGTTGCAAATCGGCGGCTCCGACCAATGGGGCAACATTACGAGCGGTCTCGATCTGATCCGCAAAAAAGAAGGGCCTGAGGCGAAAGCGTTTGGCCTGACAATCCCGCTCATGCTGAAAGCGGACGGGACGAAGTTCGGGAAAACAGCGGGCGGTGCCGTCTGGCTCGATCCGAACAAAACGACGCCGTTCGAATTTTACCAGTTCTGGGCGAACACCGACGATCGCGACGTCGTGAAATACTTGAAATACTTTACGTTCCTCTCCAAAGAGCAAATCGACGAGCTGGCGGTAAAAGTCGAGACGGAGCCGCATAAACGCGAAGCGCAAAAAATGCTCGCAGAGGAAATGACGCGATTCGTGCACGGCGAAGAGTTGCTGGAGCAGGCCAAACGCATCACAGCCGCCCTGTTCACGGGTGATATCAAATCGCTTACCGCCGATGAGATCGAGCAAGGCTTCAAGGAAATGCCGACCTACGAGGCGACGAAGGAAGCGAAAAACATCGTGGACTGGCTCGTCGAGCTGGGCATCGAGCCATCCAAGCGCCAGGCGCGCGAGGACATTACGAAAGGCGCGATTTCCATGAACGGCGAGCGGGTGAGCGAGCTGGATCTGGAAGTAACGGCTGACCTGGCGATTGGCGGGCGTTTCATCATTATCCGTAAAGGCAAGAAAAACTACAGCCTCGTAAAGCTGTCGTAA
- a CDS encoding SDR family NAD(P)-dependent oxidoreductase, whose amino-acid sequence MHTYSLLEKLLFWPAVLDEKRLARSLAGKTILITGASSGIGEQLAYLLGRCEVQLLLVARREEKLRQLKREIEQHGTAAVSVFGADLREPLELESFLAWVCEQADTINIVVSNAGLSIRRSIMDSLDRHHDFTRTMAINYFAPVRLLLSLLPQLARSNGQIIHISTINTSLVPLPYWAAYQASKAAFDTWFRSAAPEWNARGIATTAIYFPLVKTPMIAPTAAYRSMPAMSAEHAARVIAKSMCTRRKSWRPWWLLFGELASVLGRGLLERLTPRWLRKKGG is encoded by the coding sequence ATGCATACGTACAGTCTTTTGGAAAAACTGCTGTTTTGGCCAGCCGTCCTGGACGAAAAAAGGCTGGCACGCTCGCTTGCAGGCAAGACGATCCTCATTACAGGGGCAAGCTCCGGGATTGGCGAGCAGCTCGCATATTTGTTGGGGCGTTGCGAGGTGCAGTTGCTGCTGGTGGCGAGAAGAGAGGAAAAGCTTCGCCAGCTCAAGCGGGAAATCGAGCAGCACGGAACGGCTGCAGTCAGCGTTTTCGGGGCGGATTTGCGCGAGCCGCTTGAACTGGAGTCGTTTCTCGCCTGGGTGTGCGAGCAGGCTGACACGATAAATATCGTGGTCAGCAACGCGGGCTTGTCCATCAGGCGTTCGATCATGGACTCGCTCGACCGCCACCACGATTTTACGCGGACGATGGCGATCAATTACTTCGCCCCGGTCAGGCTGCTGCTGTCTCTTCTGCCGCAGCTTGCCCGAAGCAACGGACAAATCATCCATATCTCGACGATCAACACGTCGCTAGTTCCGCTGCCGTACTGGGCGGCGTACCAAGCTTCGAAGGCAGCTTTTGACACTTGGTTTCGCTCGGCGGCACCGGAGTGGAACGCGCGAGGAATCGCCACGACTGCGATTTATTTTCCGCTGGTAAAAACGCCGATGATCGCGCCGACTGCCGCCTACCGCAGCATGCCCGCCATGAGCGCGGAGCACGCCGCCCGGGTCATCGCCAAATCCATGTGCACGAGACGAAAAAGCTGGCGGCCGTGGTGGCTTTTGTTCGGGGAGCTGGCCTCGGTGTTGGGCAGAGGACTGTTGGAGCGCCTCACTCCGCGCTGGCTGCGAAAAAAGGGGGGATGA